From a single Streptomyces sp. NBC_00377 genomic region:
- a CDS encoding response regulator transcription factor produces MRVVLAEDLFLLRDGLVRLLEAYDFEIAAAVETGPELERALTELEPDVAVVDVRLPPTHTDEGLQCALRARGRRPGLPVLVLSQHVEQLYARELLADGTGGIGYLLKDRVFDAEQFVDAVRRVAAGGTAMDPQVIQQLLARRSGDGRGPVDRLTPRERDVMELMAQGRSNAAIAGKLVVTERAVAKHTANIFVKLGLEVSDDDNRRVLAVLAYLDRDR; encoded by the coding sequence TTGCGTGTTGTCCTAGCCGAGGACCTCTTCCTGCTGCGGGACGGTCTCGTCCGACTGCTGGAGGCCTACGACTTCGAGATCGCCGCCGCCGTCGAGACCGGGCCCGAACTGGAGCGGGCGCTCACCGAACTGGAGCCGGACGTCGCCGTGGTGGACGTCCGGCTCCCGCCCACGCACACCGATGAGGGTCTCCAGTGCGCGCTCAGGGCCCGCGGCAGGAGGCCCGGGCTGCCGGTCCTCGTCCTCTCCCAGCACGTCGAGCAGCTGTACGCGCGTGAGCTGCTCGCCGACGGCACCGGTGGGATCGGCTATCTGCTGAAGGACCGGGTGTTCGACGCGGAGCAGTTCGTGGACGCCGTACGGCGGGTCGCGGCCGGCGGTACGGCGATGGACCCGCAGGTGATCCAGCAGCTGCTGGCCCGGCGTTCGGGGGACGGCCGGGGGCCCGTGGACCGGCTCACCCCGCGCGAACGTGACGTGATGGAACTGATGGCGCAGGGCCGGTCGAACGCGGCGATCGCGGGCAAACTGGTCGTCACCGAGAGGGCCGTCGCCAAACACACCGCGAACATTTTCGTGAAGCTCGGTCTGGAGGTCTCGGACGACGACAACCGCAGGGTACTGGCCGTTCTCGCCTATCTGGACCGTGATCGCTGA
- a CDS encoding sensor histidine kinase — protein MNTNTNSGDGGSRARGMVLAAGRGLALAVVSLPAAVLGFCLSLVSLVLIPIGVGAFTTPYVVKGVRAYADRRRALAERWGGVRIPSAYRPLPETANPWKRTYALLRDPATWRDLRWLQVDMTAGFVTALLPAVLVLYPLEGFALALGLWRTMTGGPYGAYGPYWYGFVPVSGWTTAFAAAALGAVVLVVAHRYAVSAFQVHFRLTKAVLAPSQAELAERVRVLTETRRDAVDTSAAELRRIERDLHDGAQARLVAMGMDLGTVELLVDKNPEKAKELLAQARRSSAEALAELRDLVHGIHPPVLAERGLGDAVRALALRLPVSTEVDVELGGGRPDAPVESAAYFAVSELLTNAVKHSGADRIWVDLHHGAGQLRISVTDNGGGGAAVEGGSGLAGVERRLGTFDGVLAVSSPAGGPTMVTMEIPCVLS, from the coding sequence ATGAACACCAACACGAACAGCGGCGACGGCGGTTCGAGGGCCCGGGGGATGGTGCTCGCCGCCGGGCGGGGGCTCGCGCTGGCCGTCGTGTCGCTGCCGGCGGCCGTCCTCGGCTTCTGCCTCTCCCTCGTGTCCCTGGTCCTGATACCGATCGGGGTCGGCGCCTTCACCACGCCCTACGTGGTGAAGGGGGTGCGTGCCTACGCCGACCGGCGGCGGGCGCTCGCCGAACGCTGGGGCGGGGTGCGCATTCCGTCGGCGTACCGGCCGCTCCCGGAGACCGCCAACCCGTGGAAGCGGACCTACGCGCTGCTGCGCGACCCGGCGACCTGGCGGGACCTGCGCTGGCTCCAGGTGGACATGACGGCGGGGTTCGTGACCGCGCTGCTGCCGGCCGTGCTGGTCCTCTATCCGCTGGAGGGGTTCGCGCTGGCGCTGGGGCTGTGGCGGACGATGACGGGCGGGCCCTACGGCGCGTACGGACCGTACTGGTACGGCTTCGTACCGGTCAGCGGTTGGACGACGGCGTTCGCCGCGGCCGCGCTGGGCGCCGTCGTCCTCGTCGTCGCGCACCGGTACGCCGTGAGCGCCTTCCAGGTCCACTTCCGCCTCACCAAGGCGGTGCTCGCCCCAAGCCAGGCCGAACTGGCCGAGCGAGTACGGGTGTTGACGGAAACCCGACGGGACGCCGTCGACACCTCCGCCGCCGAGCTGCGGCGCATCGAGCGGGATCTGCACGACGGCGCCCAGGCGCGGCTGGTGGCGATGGGCATGGACCTCGGCACCGTCGAGTTGCTCGTCGACAAGAACCCGGAGAAGGCGAAGGAGCTTCTGGCGCAGGCCCGTCGGTCGTCCGCCGAGGCGCTCGCCGAACTGCGCGACCTGGTGCACGGCATCCATCCGCCGGTGCTGGCCGAGCGCGGACTCGGTGACGCGGTACGGGCGTTGGCGCTGCGGCTGCCCGTCAGCACCGAGGTGGACGTCGAGCTCGGCGGTGGGCGCCCGGACGCCCCGGTGGAGTCGGCGGCCTATTTCGCGGTGAGCGAGCTGCTCACCAACGCGGTCAAGCACTCGGGCGCCGACCGGATCTGGGTGGACCTCCACCACGGGGCGGGTCAGCTGCGGATCTCGGTCACCGACAACGGCGGGGGTGGCGCGGCCGTGGAGGGGGGCTCGGGCCTGGCCGGGGTCGAGCGGCGACTGGGTACATTCGACGGCGTCCTGGCCGTCAGCTCCCCCGCCGGCGGTCCCACCATGGTGACCATGGAGATCCCTTGCGTGTTGTCCTAG
- a CDS encoding NAD-dependent epimerase/dehydratase family protein, with protein sequence MRLLVLGGTEFVGRAVVETALGRGWDVTVFNRGRQAPAPGTRLLTGDRTAPGGLGALAEGDWDAVVDTWSAAPRAVHEAARLLRGRAGRYVYVSSCSVYTWAPPAGYGEDAPVVEGAAPDAGQTDYARDKRGGELAVLDAFGAKDSVLVRAGLILGPYENVGRLPWWLTRIARGGPVLAPGPRELPLQYVDARDLARWILGAVERELSGPYNLMSPQGHATMGGLLEACVRTTGSDAELRWTAPEIILDAGIEPWTELPVWVPPGSDMHDALHAADISRAVASGLSCRPVEETVADTWDWLRSIGGTAPQRPDRTRKGLDPEVEAKVLAADDGGGPEVRGVPGTTP encoded by the coding sequence ATGAGACTTCTGGTGCTGGGCGGTACGGAGTTCGTGGGACGGGCCGTCGTCGAGACGGCCCTCGGGCGCGGCTGGGACGTGACGGTGTTCAACCGCGGGCGGCAGGCACCCGCCCCCGGTACCCGGCTGCTGACCGGTGACCGCACCGCGCCCGGAGGGCTAGGGGCCCTGGCCGAGGGTGACTGGGACGCCGTGGTGGACACCTGGTCGGCGGCGCCCCGCGCGGTGCACGAGGCGGCGCGGCTGCTGCGGGGCCGCGCCGGCCGGTACGTGTACGTGTCGAGCTGCTCGGTGTACACCTGGGCCCCGCCCGCCGGGTACGGCGAGGACGCGCCCGTCGTGGAGGGGGCCGCACCCGACGCCGGACAGACCGACTACGCCCGGGACAAGCGCGGCGGTGAGCTGGCCGTCCTGGACGCCTTCGGCGCGAAGGACTCGGTCCTGGTACGGGCCGGACTGATCCTCGGCCCGTACGAGAACGTCGGCCGACTGCCCTGGTGGCTGACCCGGATCGCCCGCGGCGGCCCGGTCCTCGCGCCCGGGCCGCGCGAGCTGCCCCTTCAGTACGTGGACGCCCGCGACCTCGCCAGGTGGATCCTCGGCGCGGTCGAACGGGAGCTGAGCGGGCCGTACAACCTGATGAGCCCGCAGGGACACGCGACGATGGGCGGGCTGCTCGAAGCGTGCGTGCGGACCACCGGCTCCGACGCCGAACTGCGCTGGACCGCGCCGGAGATCATTCTCGACGCGGGCATCGAGCCGTGGACCGAGCTGCCCGTGTGGGTGCCGCCGGGCAGCGACATGCACGACGCCCTGCACGCGGCCGACATCTCGCGGGCGGTCGCGTCGGGGCTGTCCTGCCGTCCGGTCGAGGAGACCGTCGCCGACACCTGGGACTGGCTGCGCTCGATCGGCGGTACGGCTCCCCAGCGCCCCGACCGCACCCGCAAGGGCCTGGACCCGGAGGTCGAGGCGAAGGTCCTCGCGGCGGACGACGGCGGCGGGCCCGAGGTCCGGGGTGTACCTGGCACCACCCCCTGA
- a CDS encoding winged helix-turn-helix domain-containing protein, with translation MATTRTLSSAPSLSPSSAPARHRLRAVDRDEVVDVADFLPPGATWLPAPPHTLPALPGQPPMIGYLVLVPADQQPPFLPVPVTDRPAAGQVAEGAGRPLVRIDPVQRTAAVDGQELDLTYLEFELLAHLVAHPNRVHTRDQLVTTVWGYGHVGDGRTVDVHIARLRRKLGAQHRQSIQTVRRVGYKYTPPTGH, from the coding sequence ATGGCGACCACTCGTACTCTCTCCTCCGCCCCCAGCCTCAGCCCCTCGTCCGCTCCGGCCAGGCACCGTCTGCGTGCCGTGGACCGGGACGAGGTGGTCGACGTCGCCGACTTCCTGCCGCCGGGCGCGACCTGGCTGCCCGCTCCCCCGCACACCCTGCCCGCCCTGCCGGGCCAGCCGCCGATGATCGGCTATCTGGTGCTCGTCCCGGCCGACCAGCAGCCGCCGTTCCTGCCGGTGCCGGTGACGGACCGGCCCGCGGCCGGCCAGGTGGCCGAGGGCGCGGGGCGCCCGCTCGTGCGCATCGACCCCGTGCAGCGCACCGCCGCGGTGGACGGGCAGGAACTCGACCTCACCTACCTGGAGTTCGAGCTGCTCGCGCATCTCGTCGCGCACCCGAACCGGGTGCACACGCGCGACCAGCTCGTCACCACGGTGTGGGGTTACGGCCATGTGGGCGACGGCCGCACGGTCGACGTCCACATCGCCCGGCTGCGCCGCAAGCTGGGCGCACAGCACCGCCAGTCGATCCAGACGGTGCGCCGGGTCGGCTACAAGTACACGCCGCCGACCGGCCACTGA
- the glnII gene encoding glutamine synthetase, which yields MTFKAEYIWIDGTQPTAKLRSKTKIIAGEPAGLDALGIWGFDGSSTNQAEGHSSDRVLKPVFTCPDPIRGGDDVLVLCEVLDIDMTPHESNTRAALAEVSEKFAAQEPIFGIEQEYTFFQDGYPLGFPKGGFPAPQGGYYCGVGADEIFGREVVEAHLENCLAAGLAISGINAEVMPGQWEFQVGPVSPLEVSDHLWVARWLLYRTAEDFGVSATLDPKPVKGDWNGAGAHTNFSTKAMREGYDAIITACESLGEGSKPLDHVKHYGAGIDDRLTGLHETAPWNEYSYGVSNRGASVRIPWQVEKDGKGYIEDRRPNANVDPYLVTRLIVDTCCSALEKAGQV from the coding sequence GTGACCTTCAAGGCTGAGTACATCTGGATCGACGGCACCCAGCCGACGGCGAAGCTCCGTTCCAAGACGAAGATCATCGCGGGCGAGCCCGCCGGTCTCGACGCGCTGGGGATCTGGGGCTTCGACGGGTCCTCCACGAACCAGGCCGAGGGGCACTCCTCGGACCGTGTCCTCAAGCCGGTCTTCACCTGCCCCGACCCGATCCGCGGCGGCGACGACGTTCTCGTCCTGTGCGAGGTCCTCGACATCGACATGACGCCGCACGAGTCCAACACGCGTGCCGCGCTCGCCGAGGTGTCCGAGAAGTTCGCCGCGCAGGAGCCGATCTTCGGCATCGAGCAGGAGTACACCTTCTTCCAGGACGGTTACCCGCTCGGCTTCCCCAAGGGCGGTTTCCCGGCCCCGCAGGGCGGCTACTACTGCGGTGTCGGCGCGGACGAGATCTTCGGCCGCGAGGTCGTCGAGGCGCACCTCGAGAACTGTCTGGCCGCCGGCCTCGCGATCTCCGGCATCAACGCCGAGGTCATGCCCGGCCAGTGGGAGTTCCAGGTCGGCCCGGTCTCCCCGCTGGAGGTCTCCGACCACCTGTGGGTGGCCCGCTGGCTGCTCTACCGCACCGCCGAGGACTTCGGCGTCTCCGCCACCCTCGACCCCAAGCCGGTCAAGGGCGACTGGAACGGCGCCGGCGCCCACACCAACTTCTCCACCAAGGCGATGCGCGAGGGCTACGACGCCATCATCACCGCGTGCGAGTCGCTCGGTGAGGGCTCGAAGCCGCTCGACCACGTCAAGCACTACGGCGCCGGCATCGACGACCGTCTGACCGGCCTGCACGAGACCGCCCCGTGGAACGAGTACTCCTACGGCGTCTCCAACCGCGGCGCCTCGGTCCGTATCCCGTGGCAGGTCGAGAAGGACGGCAAGGGCTACATCGAGGACCGCCGCCCGAACGCCAACGTCGACCCGTACCTGGTGACGCGACTGATCGTCGACACCTGCTGCTCGGCGCTGGAGAAGGCCGGCCAGGTCTGA
- a CDS encoding arsenate reductase family protein, translating to MEIWINPACSKCRSALTLLDAEGADYTVRRYLEDVPSEDEIGAVLDRLGLEPWDITRTQEAEAAELGLKDWARDADTRGRWITALAAHPRLIQRPIITADDGTALVARTDEAVRDALSR from the coding sequence ATGGAGATCTGGATCAACCCCGCCTGTTCCAAGTGCCGCAGCGCCCTCACACTCCTCGACGCCGAGGGCGCCGACTACACCGTCCGCCGCTACCTGGAGGACGTGCCGAGCGAGGACGAGATCGGTGCGGTGCTCGACCGCCTCGGTCTGGAGCCCTGGGACATCACCCGCACCCAGGAGGCCGAGGCCGCGGAACTCGGCCTGAAGGACTGGGCGCGGGACGCGGACACGCGCGGACGCTGGATCACCGCGCTCGCCGCGCATCCCCGGCTCATCCAGCGCCCGATCATCACGGCGGACGACGGCACCGCGCTGGTGGCCCGCACGGACGAGGCCGTACGGGACGCTCTGTCCCGTTAG
- a CDS encoding winged helix DNA-binding domain-containing protein has product MGDGTGDGVRYIDAQERRARLALRHRLAPQARVATPEAVADALLALHGSDPATVYLAVGARLADPAATVPETDRALYADRSLVRMHGMRHTVFVFPTGSTAVVHASTGLAVAARERAGLVKDMAKAGAPDAGWLKEVEESALAALGRLGQATAAELAREEPRLREQFVYAAGKPYEGVHTVVTRLLRVLGVEGKVVRGRPLGSWTSSQFRWALAPEHAELPVEQAQSDLLRHWLTACGPATEADLKWWTGWRVTDVRRALKAIGARAVTLDEGTGYVVEDDVDAVSAPAQPWAALLPALDPTAMGWQGRDWYLAPELRPQLFDYSGNVGPTVWWNGRVVGGWAQRADGEIVWRILADDGVGGGAEAAIGAEAERLAGWLGTTRVTPRFRTPVEKELVR; this is encoded by the coding sequence ATGGGCGACGGGACGGGCGACGGGGTGCGGTACATCGATGCCCAGGAGCGGCGGGCGCGGCTGGCCCTGCGGCACCGGCTGGCCCCGCAGGCGCGGGTCGCGACACCCGAGGCGGTGGCGGACGCGCTGCTCGCCCTGCACGGCTCGGACCCGGCGACGGTGTATCTGGCGGTCGGCGCCCGCCTCGCCGACCCGGCGGCGACGGTGCCGGAGACCGACCGCGCGCTGTACGCGGACCGGAGCCTGGTGCGGATGCACGGCATGCGGCACACCGTCTTCGTGTTCCCCACGGGGTCCACGGCGGTCGTGCACGCCTCGACCGGCCTCGCGGTCGCCGCGCGGGAGCGGGCCGGCCTGGTGAAGGACATGGCGAAGGCTGGCGCACCGGACGCGGGCTGGCTGAAGGAGGTCGAGGAGTCGGCGCTGGCCGCTCTGGGCCGGCTCGGCCAGGCGACCGCGGCCGAACTGGCCCGGGAGGAACCGCGTCTGCGGGAGCAGTTCGTGTACGCGGCGGGCAAGCCCTACGAAGGCGTCCACACCGTCGTGACACGGCTGCTGAGGGTGCTGGGGGTGGAGGGCAAGGTGGTCAGGGGGCGCCCCCTGGGCTCGTGGACGTCGAGCCAGTTCCGCTGGGCCCTCGCTCCCGAGCACGCCGAACTGCCCGTGGAGCAGGCCCAGTCGGACCTGCTGCGGCACTGGCTGACGGCGTGCGGCCCGGCCACGGAGGCCGACCTGAAGTGGTGGACGGGCTGGCGGGTGACGGACGTCCGCCGGGCGCTGAAGGCGATCGGGGCGCGGGCGGTGACCCTGGACGAGGGGACGGGGTACGTCGTCGAGGACGACGTGGACGCGGTGTCCGCCCCGGCTCAGCCGTGGGCGGCCCTGCTGCCCGCTCTCGATCCCACGGCGATGGGCTGGCAGGGCCGGGACTGGTATCTGGCCCCGGAGCTGCGCCCCCAGTTGTTCGACTACAGCGGGAACGTGGGCCCGACGGTGTGGTGGAACGGGCGGGTGGTGGGGGGTTGGGCCCAGCGGGCCGACGGCGAGATCGTCTGGCGGATCCTGGCCGACGACGGCGTGGGCGGCGGGGCGGAGGCGGCGATCGGGGCGGAGGCCGAGCGGTTGGCGGGGTGGCTGGGGACCACCAGGGTGACGCCGAGGTTCCGGACACCGGTGGAGAAGGAGTTGGTGAGGTGA
- a CDS encoding DUF2252 domain-containing protein, with amino-acid sequence MTTPADRARRGRDARKRVPRSAHAVWIPSVDRPDPVALLERQGRDRLPELLPIRYGRMAASPFAFLRGSVAVMAADLASQPHTGLTVQLCGDPHLLNFGLYASPERALLFDLNDFDETFPGPFEWDVKRLAASVAVAARENGHPEPRVRRAALEAVAAYRTAMRRLSRLDELAVWYERIDAERLLPLLRSARHRGRDGASLTRARRRTSLLALHKLTEVVDGRRRIIHDPPLIEPAGASDSAALRKIFSDYRSTLAGEPRLLLERYRFVDAARKVVGVGSVGTRCFIVLLAGRDTDDPLLLQIKEARASVLEEHLPHGPYVHPGHRVVAGQRLLQAAGDVFLGWMTGPQGRAFYWRQLRDLKGAAGVAGMSPAELTAYARLCGTALARAHARSGDRIAIAGYLGGADTFERAVADFALAYADRTTADHAVLGAAVAAGVVRAAPGV; translated from the coding sequence ATGACCACCCCCGCCGACCGTGCCCGGCGCGGCAGGGACGCCCGTAAGCGCGTCCCCCGTTCCGCCCACGCCGTCTGGATCCCGTCCGTCGACCGGCCCGATCCCGTGGCCCTGCTGGAGCGGCAGGGCCGCGACCGGCTGCCCGAGCTGCTGCCGATCCGGTACGGGCGGATGGCCGCCTCGCCCTTCGCGTTCCTGCGCGGCTCGGTCGCCGTGATGGCCGCCGACCTGGCGTCGCAGCCGCACACCGGACTGACTGTGCAACTGTGCGGCGACCCCCACCTGCTCAACTTCGGGCTGTACGCCTCCCCCGAGCGGGCGCTCCTCTTCGACCTCAACGACTTCGACGAGACGTTCCCCGGGCCCTTCGAATGGGACGTCAAACGGCTCGCGGCCTCCGTCGCCGTGGCCGCCCGGGAGAACGGACACCCCGAGCCGAGGGTGCGGCGCGCCGCACTGGAGGCCGTGGCCGCCTACCGCACCGCCATGCGGCGACTGTCCCGGCTCGACGAGCTCGCCGTCTGGTACGAGCGCATCGACGCCGAGCGGCTGCTGCCCCTGCTGCGTTCCGCCCGGCACCGCGGACGGGACGGGGCCAGCCTCACCCGGGCCCGCCGCCGCACCAGCCTCCTGGCCCTGCACAAACTCACGGAGGTCGTCGACGGGCGCCGCCGCATCATCCACGACCCACCGCTGATCGAACCCGCCGGCGCCTCCGACAGCGCCGCCCTGCGCAAGATCTTCAGCGACTACCGTTCCACCCTCGCCGGGGAGCCCCGACTGCTGCTGGAGCGCTACCGCTTCGTCGACGCCGCCCGCAAGGTCGTCGGCGTCGGCAGCGTCGGCACCCGCTGTTTCATCGTGCTGCTCGCCGGGCGCGACACCGACGATCCGCTGCTCCTCCAGATCAAGGAGGCCCGCGCGTCCGTCCTGGAGGAACACCTGCCGCACGGCCCCTACGTCCACCCCGGTCACCGGGTGGTCGCCGGGCAGCGGCTGCTCCAGGCCGCCGGGGACGTCTTCCTGGGCTGGATGACCGGGCCCCAGGGCCGCGCGTTCTACTGGCGTCAGCTGCGCGATCTGAAGGGCGCCGCCGGCGTCGCCGGGATGTCCCCGGCCGAGCTCACGGCCTACGCCCGGCTCTGCGGAACCGCCCTGGCCCGCGCCCACGCCCGCTCCGGCGACCGCATCGCCATCGCCGGCTACCTCGGTGGCGCCGACACCTTCGAACGCGCCGTCGCCGACTTCGCCCTGGCCTACGCCGACCGGACCACCGCCGACCACGCGGTGCTGGGCGCGGCGGTCGCGGCGGGCGTGGTGCGCGCGGCCCCGGGCGTCTGA